In the Ricinus communis isolate WT05 ecotype wild-type chromosome 3, ASM1957865v1, whole genome shotgun sequence genome, ttaaaaaaaaaaaagtacaatAAAAATGGATTCTGAAATGTTAAGTCTAACATTATATTATCTATTATATcgtttattaaattttaattatatgtattttattttttagtagttagaacttttataaataataaaatacagttcaagttttttttaatattatgtttagaaaaatatttacaactaaaataataataataagttttataatatttaaatttattttaaaatttactaataatgaaaaaaataatagtttcaatactttgaaataaagaatatcaCCAAAAGTTCATGTTGTAAATATGCAATACACGGCTGGACCgcttgaatataatatttttcttgttaaagAAACAATCCAAATTACCAATTTTAGTTTGAAATGTGATATAAACATTAGCTGCTCTTGGCACGGCAAGTTAAATGTTACCTCCTCTATCAATACTATGAAATGTCACCATTTGGGTTGTAATTAACATTTTTGAATCCAGATTCTAAACTGTAGAAATTTTAGAAACAGGAAGGACAGTAAAACGGCACTGAACCTGAATAAAACATATTATCTACAAGGCAAACACTAAGGGTTGCaccaaataatgaaaataaaagaaagtcaGACTATAAAGTATGATTCAGTGCGAAGCGGCAAAACCATCCTAATAAGTGGGAGAACAATGCCAACAACCCTAGCTGCCTGTATTATCAACCAGACTATTTTCAAAACCAAACGATAAATCTACATTCTAAACAATAACAAATGTTACATAGGCCACCAGATATTGATCCATCAACCGTCAAAACTTTGTTATCTGAACTCTGCTCCAGCATTACCCACTCATATATAATTGTTGGCTATCCCAATGACTCAATTGAAGTTGTTTCAATTACTTAATCTGAAACGAAATGAAGCAATAAATGAACTCTACAGCTACCATCTTATATTCAGCTCCTGTCCACTCTACTTCTATCCACTGAAATGCGTGAATCCAAAGTTGACAAGATTTGGGGCATTGACATTCCGCCTGATACTACAATTTCTGCAATTAACGAACAAATTAACCTTGCCATCTTACATCTGATAGGGGGAAATAGATTCGGAAATATTCTGGTATCTTAGCATAGAGAAACAAGCAAGCAGTATAATCTTGATGTTTCTCATGCGCTTAATGAAGTTGCAGCTTTAGCAAGCACTTTTTAAGACATCAAGAGAGGTCACCAGTGCAAACCTGAGAAAAACaatgaaatttattataaaagtctTAAATAGTTGGATTCTCACCGATGCCTTCCCGAACTGAAAGACTGGGTCTGATAACATCCTTGGTATTGACCAGGAATATATCACCAATATACAGATGATTTGTGGGAACATAGACGCAGCACAGTTCCTCTTCCCCAGAATAGTTCTGCACTCAAAAGATTTAAGAAAGCAATAAGttatcatcaaacataaacCTGATAAAGCAGGTTTCATAACAAAGGATCACACCCCAATTTCTAAAACTTAGTTCATATGGCAAGCAAAACACCaacttgaaaaatttatagaaCGGAATCACCAAAATTGATATATCCAGAGGTCACAAATCTTTTACAAAGTCAGTATCTTCTAACGTAGATATGCAATGAAAATCTTAGTCACATGTCTCTCTGTGCTATATATCAACATAGGCAGATAGCAGCTAGACACAAATGTTGAGAATGGTAAATAACCATAACTGACATATGCTGTAATAAAATACAAGGCAATAATGCTACAGAAATATCATTCTGTACCTGGAGGATGACAGACGACGTAATGAATCCAAATGCGTATTCACCAATGCGTGGATGCCTTATAATGGCTACTTCCTTGAATGCCTGTGTGTTTTGATCTGAATCAACAAATAGATATGAAAAATGTGAATGTCACCCATGCATAGCCATTCAATGAGAACACAAGCAATAAGCTAGAAACACACCAGGTGATATGGCTGCACTAATTTGCTTGGATGCGTTGTAAATATGTCGAACAAATGGCATCCTCTTGATAAACCACTCTCCCAGACCCAGGACAGATGCTCCCAACCAAGATGACATGAATACCCCaaccaagaaaataaatgtcaTGGAAGTTATAAATCCAAGACCTGACCAATACCACAAATATCATCAGTTTGACATGTAGAACATagtcattaaaaaattatattgagcATAATCTAAtccaaaaaaacaaaaacaaaatatcaTTGAAGTAAACATAAGAAGCCACATTTCGAGGATAGGTCCATAATGCATGTTCATTGATGAGCTTTAGAGAATAATCTTAACATTTTTTAAGTAGTTTAATGTTTCTTTAATACAAGATTAATGCAGCATCACTGAGACCAATCTTCCTTCTATCCAGGGTTATGGACTGGACATCTCAAACATAAGTGAAGTGTATCACACAGAGAGAATGGTCAAAGGATAGTGACTCATGACTAGATAAAAAACGGGCAAAGGTGAAGCCACCAGATTGGGAGTTAACAACATCGAGAGTAGCTAACCAAGTCAAATATTAAGTTGAGAGAGAATGTGGTTCCAGGATGACACAACATCGAGAGTAGCtaaccaagtcaaataataaGTTGAGAGAGAATGTGGTTCTAGGATGACACGGCATGAAGCACAAAGAGTTATCAGTAGATCTAAAGGATGAAGCATGATCTCGGCAGATATTCCAACAACAAACAACCTCATGAGTCATAATCTATAActttattttcctttgcaCTCCAAAGTCCATGAATTgtgaaataaaaacaatagcAGAGATTGAAATCTCCAGTATGACTTAAGAATATTGCACCTATGTCAAATTTAAGCATGTCCTGTGTCAAAAGTGAATAATCATGTTTAATCCTTAATCAAGGCCACAACACCATAAAATCACAAATAAGAACAGtctaagattttataataacCTCCTAAATGACAAGAGACACATAGGGTCTTATTTTACTCATGACAGAATTTCcagaaaaaattatcaatttgcCCCTTGAACTTATGTGTAAGGGTCAACTGCATccaattttaactttttcagcaaatacaattttaactttttcagCAAATAGCCCCCCTGAACTTATGTCCAAGGGTCAAATACaaccaatttaaatttttttaaaaataaaataacattagatttttaaattttaattgaattacaaaaattaaaaataatatttatttcattaatttactGATACAAATATCTAGTGATGCACTCTAAAATAGCGTAtttggtaaaattttaaaatttagattaattGACCTAAAAATGACAAATTATGAGCCTATTTGttaaaaaagttgaaaattgatttatttaattcttaaaaagttgacactttaaaattttttcaaacATGCACTTGTATAAAGCATCACTAGATATTGTATctgtaaattaattaaataaatattactttcaattttcataattcaattaaaaactaaaattctaatattatttcacttttagaaaattttaaattgagtgTATTTAACCTTTAGACACAAGTTCAGGGGTTATCtgcttaaaaatttaaattggttGTATTTGACTTTTGGACATAAATTGAGGACGCTATTTgctaaaaaagtttaaattgggTGTATTTGACCTTTGGATATGAGTTCAGGGGGCAAATTGACCTTTTATCCCAAAATTTCCTATAAGAATTGGCTTGTACATGATATGATAAGGTGAATCCAAACTCTAGAAAGATTTAAAGTCATCGAACGTTGAAGCTATAGATAACAAAACTCATGCATCTAAAgttttgcatttattttcCACATAAGGACACAATATACATGATATTCCTGAAAACAAGAATATAATGTATAGATGCTAAATTATAACTGGTACAACATCTATTTTTGCAACTTGCAACCTCTATGTCAGCCATAACAACTGAAGAAGCCAAAGCAATTAACAACCAAAGTAACTAAATATTTCATTCTAACATGAAGAAAACTGGTTTTCCAATATGAACTTTACACCCTCCTAGACAAATACTATACCTAAATGTTGCCTCAGACATGATACATGATTTGTTTAATTCCACTAACAAAGAAAGCAGGtgccaaaaaaaaataagaatccTTACCAAATATATCAATTCCAAGTTGGGCATAGATTGGAGAGAAAAAACCATCAACAAAGTGAATAAACCACCACGTTATGTAAAAGGTGACAGCAATTGGGAATAGGATTACACtgcaaaaattaataaaagaaaaaggagatcCAAGAGTTAGCAGGACCGATAACAGCATTGAGCATGATAAGCATCGGTTTATCATTTTCCATCATCACGAGCACAAGTTTGATCTCATTTGGAAAGCTATCAAAAGAGAAAGTCAAATGAATgccaaatagaaaaaagataagACATTACATCTGTTACATTATTCCAATGTTAAAAAGCTTTTAGTTTATCCAGTAAAATTGCATTACCATAAAGATCTCTTCTTACGTAAATATGTAGTAGCTGTGAACGACCAATACCCAACTGATTAATTGGGTGACTTAATTCCTCAAAATCGACAGAATGAGGGATATAGCACAATGAAGAAGCCATATTAATTTGTCTTGgattaaaggaaaatttcAAGTGGGTGGCTATGGGGCAAGGTTGTATGcagaatataaaatactaatgaAACGTCAAGCGCCTCAGTGCTTTCCTATgcaaaaacaatatatatctaaaaactcATGATATCGGAGTGTATAAAAGATTGGACAAAGACAGTATAAAGTATGCTCATAAAATAAGAATGAAATACTCACCATCCAGTCATGAACTTCTTTGAAGCCCAGCTTCTCACAACTTTGTAAAATGTCTACACATGCAGAAATGTAATACAAGTAAATAGTCAGATAACAGAAAAACGAACCAGGCATTGAcgatatcaatttattttgggaCTTCTACTCCCCAAAGGAGTTGCAAAATTCCTTTTTCATAGTTTCGAGATACAAAAGAATTATCCTTGACAAAGCGAATAAAacattttgattaaatatttcGTAAAACATCTCAATTTGCATTAAATAGCATAGCAcctttgataatatttttagataaccTATGAATCAATTTCACTGcatattgaaaaaagaaaaatcaattacGCAAAGCCTACTCAGCACACTCAAATCTTTAAGCAAATAATCGGCTTAAAGCCGCCCTAAGCTCTAATCCGAAGTCAAAACGTCAAACTAAATcacaaaaccctaaaaacaTAAGAGATGTTATTCGCTTATTATTCACCTCGCGTCCTGAGTGATGGGACGAAGAGGAAGACGACGACGGCTTGGATTCGACATCAACGTTGACGGAATCAGCGACGGGGATAAGAAGCTCTCGATCTCTCTCTCGGTCTCTACTACTAGCCATCACGATCGCTGATTTCTCATCGCCCATCAGTCGAAAACGTCACCGTTTTCTATCCAAAATCCGTGCAAAAGGCCGTTGCTGTGAAGACAATCAGTGTGTTAAACCCTTCTAGCTCTTCCGAAATGGCAAAATGTAACAatgataaacaaaaaaaaggtTAGTAATAGTaatggaatttttttttccaaactTCTGTTTTGAATTTGAAGAGGAAATGCTGTGTTTTTGTACAGATAAGCATATT is a window encoding:
- the LOC8268354 gene encoding protein CONTINUOUS VASCULAR RING 1; this translates as MGDEKSAIVMASSRDRERDRELLIPVADSVNVDVESKPSSSSSSSHHSGRETFYKVVRSWASKKFMTGCVILFPIAVTFYITWWFIHFVDGFFSPIYAQLGIDIFGLGFITSMTFIFLVGVFMSSWLGASVLGLGEWFIKRMPFVRHIYNASKQISAAISPDQNTQAFKEVAIIRHPRIGEYAFGFITSSVILQNYSGEEELCCVYVPTNHLYIGDIFLVNTKDVIRPSLSVREGIEIVVSGGMSMPQILSTLDSRISVDRSRVDRS